The DNA segment gttggaagagaccacaagggccatcgagtccaaccccctgccaagcaggaaacaccatcagagcactcctgacatatggttgtcaagcctctgcttaaagacctccaaagacggagactccaccacactccttggcagcaaattccactgtcgaacagctcttactgtcaggaagttcttcctaatgtttaggtggaatcttctttcttgtagtttggatccattgctccgtgtccgcttctctggagcagcagaaaacaatctttctccctcctctatgtgacatccttttatatatttgaacatggctatcatatcaccccttaacctcctcttctccaggctaaacatgcccagctcccttagccgttcctcataaggcatcgtcaACCCCTAGACTGGGGTTGTTGATCAGTTGCCATAAAGCTCTTGTTTGATACAGTATTTATACTGCTGAACTCCCAGCTGAGGTTGCCACCTTTTCCTCTAAGCAAGCCCTGTGTTCTTAACAGCTACACGATGGACAGATTTTCCAAATGGAATAGCTTTGCCTAGTGTGGGGATGGCAGTAAAAGGAAGGGAGGGCTGTgcttgctgaatttctgcctgctgtgcaactatttattcattttgtctactatttatatcctcctcttcctcctcctcttgaggATAGCTTTCAGCGAATAAAGCATTTGTCAGGAAAAGCTTGGTTGCTGTTCTTCCAAGGATGATGGGCATAGAGCAAAGAGGACCTTGGCGGCAGACTTTTATTAAAGGTTCTATATATACTAATAGTGGACTCCTAATCCAAGTGCGGGTGTTTGTTTAGCAAAAAAGATACCATCCATGTGCCCGGAGGCTCTGAGAAACTCCAAGCACTGAATGAAATACTAAAAAGTCTTCTGAAACAAAAACTGTTAAAATGGGCAGGCGAGACTAAGAACAGCCAAATGAGGACCGGGCATACTTGGTGACCGTACATTGCTGCTATTTTGTTACAAGGTGGGGGTTAAAAGTGTAgagtgggaaagaggggaggcggAATGGTGTCTCATGGATTTGGGGCATGGCTGGCTACTTGGAACCCTGAATCAGGCACAATGTTTtgctgcaggtcccacttgtgaaATAATCTAAAGCATGCTTCCATTTCATCAAATATTGGTTTTCTAGGCTGAAAAGAGTGGCAGACAGTATAAAGCTGTGTCTTTCTACATTGCCATTTCCTCCTTCAGATGGAAaccaatttgttttttaaaaaattaagtcacATGGTCACATTCTCATTAAAATGCTAAGCAGAAATATTCTTCAATCTCTGAGAGATCCCTATTTGCAAAGGGATGGTTTGGTAccaaaaacattgtataagatagtGGATATATCAGCCTAGTGTAGTATATAATTATACCAATAGATATCAGAGGTTAATTATTTCTTTAAACGCTTGACTGGAAACCCTTCTCATCTCGGCTGCCTGCCTGCGTTGGCATTCAGCAAGGGGAAAATACTCTGCAGTGCTCTGAGCACAGTTCCTTGATTTGGTTTAAAGTCTTGCGTCACTTTTCCAATATCATACTTGAGCTCAAAGTGCACCAtaacattttaaaagtaaaatatgtCAATCTATATCCACATTGGCATGCCCAAACAATAGATGAAAACTGCAAAAACAGTAAGCAATTCAATACACAATATAGTTCCATATGCTTAAGTTACTCTGGGTGCTTTTATTtagaaggtggggtataaataaaataattctaaATTAATGTAtcataaaaaatacatttatattatttgtattacatgtattacatttatatctcacttttcctACAAGGTGGACAAAGTGGTATGTAGGattctcctctccattttatcctcaaaacaaccctgggaggtaggtcaggctgagagattgtgacttatcccaggtcacccagcaagcttcatggctgaataggGATATGTAGCctagtctctcaggtcctagcccaacacacCAATACATAAGCCTGACCGATGACAGTGGTTTAcccctgagtaaacatgcatagaatttcaCTGTTGAGTCTGACTGGCTGCTGCTCCCTGCCTGGAAATAAGAAATCttaacaacacaaaacactgtggcCAAGCCAAGGAAGCCCTGGTGTCTTTGTAGGTGGATTTCACGCCCATCTTTTTTAACCGAGGGTCGTTTTGAGTCGCCTCTTGCAGCCCAGGCACAGATTTACCGCCTCGGTGAGCGCCAGGTTAGCCTTCCACATGCTTCAAGCTGATCATTGACGTTGACAAGTTCTAAGGCTGACTCTTGATCAAGACAAATAGGCAGCTCGCCTGGAGCCGCATTAGCGAGGCTTTGCTTGTCTCGTCCCTGGCTGAGGAGCTGCTTTGCGCGCTCACGTCGCAGCTCGGGCCCTCTTGCACTTACAGTTTAGTACTCCCCACAACTCTTTCCATATGTCTCTTTGGACAGATAAGGCCCCCCTTCGTGCACCGGATGAAGGCAGCTGCAACTTGCAGCCCAGGAAAGCACATGTGTCCCCCAATAAACTTAACGCgcgccttctctcctctccttccttcctgctttccCTGCAGACCTTTGCATTTGGGGCGGCTCACtgccctccctcttcctctcgGCCCCTCCTTCCTTACAAGCTCCCCGCCCCACGCCCCTTCTCCCCGGGACTGGACTGGAAGCGCCAGGCGAATGGCAAAGTCCTTCCAGGCGTCATGATGGCCGCGAGGCCCCGTCGGTGGctgcgcgctgctgctgctgctctcctgaGGATCCCGGGGGGCTGCAGAGGGTGCCACGTCGGGGCTGCAGCCTCCCTGAAGCGGGAGTACGACGCCGTCGTGATAGGGGCAGGTGGGTGGCTCAGGAAGGGCCCGGCGTCCAGGCGGGAAACATAAAAGTGGGGGGTCACcccgtgccccccccccgaacaagATGCCCAGGGCGGTCTAGCAGGGGAGCCCGTGCTAATGAATGCTTCCCACCAGGAAGAGGAAGGCAAACTTTCCTGGAGGAGAAGAATTGCCAGTAAGTGGGCAAAGAATGGTCTTAGGCTGGAAAAGAGCAGAAGGTTGGTTTTGAAAGACGATTGGCCAAATATAGGGAGGAAAAGACTTGTTCGAAGCAtctagctgtgatggctatgctcaTCCATAGTCTAGGCAATctgctagatgggccactgacctgatgcCCCAGGGCTCTTTATCTatctctgtctatctatctatctatctatctatctatctatctatcatctatctatcatctatctatctatctatattgcctttatatcccacctttccccccagggagctcaaggtggcatacatgcttCTCCccatccacaacaaccctgtgaggtaggataggccaagaggcagtgactgacccaaggtgagcttcatggcctagtggggatttgaaccttggtgcCTTAGGTCTTGGTCCAACAGGACATACTGGCTTACTGGTTTGGTGGTGCTATGCAAAGGGAGGACGCTTTAAACTGGAGGAAGGGTGGCTGGGATTGCCCATTTATTTGAGagaaagctccattgaactcagcagggttgacttccgagtaaacatgctTCACTTCAGACTGTGGGAGACAGTTTTGGAAAAGAACAACTTTAaagaagcctttaaaaagaagaagtgcatTGTGGCTACGTAAAttgtgggaggaggaggtggcccaAATCAAAGCTGCTCATCTTGTCTCTTTGCAGGACACAATGGACTGGTGGCTGTGAGTACTGAGAACTCCTGAGGAGACATGGTGTCAGGCCTTATGGGTCTCTGGGAAGAGATTGACTCggagggagggggctgctggTCCCTACCTGGCTTGTCATCTGGGGAAGACCATCTTCTTGCCTGGTGATTGTCAAGTTCAGCAAAAGGCATGGGGTAAGCAGCTGGGACTTCTTCATGGCTAAGGGATTGCTCCTTGCATCTTCAGGCTGCCTACCTGCAGAAAGGTGGTTTGAAGACAGCTGTGCTGGAGAGAAGACACCTTGTGGGAGGTGCAGCAGTCACAGAGGAGATTATTCCAGGTAAGAGCTGTGCTTCCCGGTTGCTGCCCTCCTGCTTCTCCAGGCAGCATCCGGCCGCTGCTCCTCAATGCACCTGACATGTCCTGTTCTACAGGGTTTCGCTTCTCCAGAGCCTCCTACCTGCTCAGTCTGTTGAGACCCCAGATTTACTCAGAGCTGGAGTTAAAGGTATGGGCTGTTTGCTTGTGCTGGTGGGGCAGGGTGAGCAATGACAGTGGGAATTGCTGGGTTCCTGCATGGTTTCTGGCCATTTTTGCTTGTCATTTTTGGGGCACCCCTGAAACTAAACCCCTGCCAAattctcttcccttccttccaaaaataaaaagttCTGATTTGCTGAACAGACCTTGTATCTTCCCAATTATCCAAAGTTACGATGTAACAAAGACCAGGGCAGTGTCTtttcactctgcccccccccccctttttaatcttTAGCCAGCAATTTTAATCCAGGAAGTCAGTCATAGTTCTACCATAggccccaggtgccatcatggaggggagtaacaaattatcaaggaacaattactgccctactagggtagttcataaaaaacttttttaaaaaaatgcctgctccaaaggtcttatcttactacactagggattatatagctatacatAAAATTtaatgcatatcagttaatatcttgaccctaccctcctccacaaaaatagctgtttacttggccgttttcctatgtcgtgaaggctgaaatttcaattcactGGAGCCACCCTACTGCCCTACCCTCCGCTGGACTTCCCGGGTCCTGGAAAGTCGGCCTATGTGAAGAAAATGAGACTAGGCTGAGTATATtaggccttgccttgccttcgcTTCGCCCCCTTGCACGCAgccaatttttcttgattttactgctgtggtgtttttttgttttttgttttggtaaaccactttgcaggtttttaaaaataaattttatgaaataaataaacaataaatataaataaaataacacaagccaaaacacaatccatcctgtagatttaagtatctgtccatagtcgcctacttgttatcagaggcccagaatccacattcctttctaAGAAAATACGAAATAACGTAAAACCgtttttttgcaggcaaaaacaaaacaacacaatggggggcggggacaagaaattttctgcaccttCCTATGCCTCTGCATAGGCCCAGCCCTGTAGAATCCTATGCCAGAGGCCTCTAAACGCATACTGAAAATTACTCTATTCTACTAGGCTTATGTAGACAATTAAAAATACATCTTTCCATAATAATTAATTTGATGATCTCTGGTTTTAAATTGTGTACGTGTTGTTATATATCAATACTGTGgcaaaccactttgatattttaaTGATATAGTGGTACACAcaccttttaatatttttttaaaagtgatttttaaaatatttttttaaaagtataaacaaaaaaacaacagaaacaatTCCAAATCCAAATATTGAGATTACTCTGAacctcctgacttccccccatcccctccatgggtcatAATGATcatatttacaactgcatatcagtatttatatataaaaaaattccttctgaaTTATCCATCCTTtctgttactttacaagtgtgattaaaatcctgctaatgttttaacttgcttacagtggtcttgtaaataaattataaacttttcccattcttttttaaagttcttttcttcttgatttctgagcttcccagttaattttgccatttcggcatattccgtcaacttggtttgccattcttctttggtcagCGTTGTCTCTTACATCTTTTAATAAATTAATATGCTTGGATGAGTAAGCTACCAGGTTCCTACACATTCTGACTGGAGTACCCCTGCCATCCAAGTTGTAAAGTCTGAAATATTCATTCTCCATCCCTCAGTCTTGGTATCCCGTTTGTCACTGAGGTAGATAAATACTTAGAATCTAAAGGCTGTCAGTTACTAGGTTTAGGCTGAGAAGGTGAGGTTTTTATTCATTTAGGTTGATCAATGACATGTGGTACAAGCCTATCCATGTTTCTTCAGAAGCGAGTCCCACTACATTCAGGGCTCACCTCTAGTTAGGTAGGTGCATgtgggactgcagccttaattggCTGATGACACAGTGCATAAAATTctgaatgatatatatatattttttataataatatttattacttttccaacaatttaaactctacaaaaaaagaacaatacgatacaatacaaaaacacaaactaacactaacacattaaactaacaaaacaaaaacaaacaaaaacaatttaagacacatcaaacaatttcaatatcttatttttcattcacttatttcaacgacctcctcacacctccctttttgtattccacttctgttaatcgtttcagcaattcctttccatcttcctctgttttctatcctataattatcttaacacattctaaccttattttttctttcaatattctattaatctatttatacttaattccttataacatttctactaaagccatataacatAAAATTCTGAATGATATGACCAATGGGCACAAATTCTAAGGCCAGTGTTCACAACTTGGTCTTGGTTGAGGCCTGTGGGCCTGTGAAGCCTCTCCTAAAATCCAAGGACCCAGCGGTTTATATCTGTATCTGCCTCACCTCATGTGTGTGATAATTCAGCATGTTCTGTGTCCAGGCCTAGAGGCTATGCTGCCTTCTGTCTTCTAGAGACATGGTTTAAAAGTGCTTCCACGTGACCCTTATTCCTACACACCACTGCTGGAGGATGCTCGGGCTGGAAAAGCCCCCCGCTCACTGCTGCTGGGGAACAACATGGCTGACACACAGAGCCAGATCGCTCAGTTCTCTGTAAAGGATGCCCAGGTATTGTGGGGAAAACTTCCTCAGGTATGGAAGGGCGAGAAGCAggcccagcccaagacattttgttggtGGAGGGGGAATGGTCAAACACAGCCTCCCGCCCAGCCAAGTAATTTTGGCCCCTGAGGGGAAATCGCCCAAAGCATCCCTCTGGCAGTAAAAAATACAATAGTAATAATCATAGAAGTGGCTTGCTGGGTGGGCCAAAACCAAtatgctagcttcccagcaggtgagttgctgttgcttaccaagaaggggagtggggagggggcagggagcgcAGCATAtggcaaacacactggcaggagtgTTGGATTGGCTTTGCCATTGTGTTTGCACCATCCTCCCTGCAACTTCTTGTAACCCACCTGCTGGGAGACACTTGTAGCATCTCCACCCCACTTGGTGAGTTGCTTCTGAATATTAAAGTAAATAATTTGCTTTGATGACAGCTAAAATCAGCTGCCTTAGGTAGcttcctcattctgcctaatggtagcatCGGCCTGGGCAAAAGTGTTGAATGAGTCAGGGCCACGGGGCACAGGAAACTGGGCACAAAGACCTGCAGGGACTGACTGGGCCCCAAACACGCACGACTGGCCTGTGAGAAAACATTCCCTTGGCAAATGGAAGTTGTTGTCTTGGGAGAATCTCTGCTTGACATGGCTGATAGAACAGCACCCagcagttttctttttcctttgtagGCCTTTCCCAAGTATGAGGCGTTCATGAACCGCTTGGTGTCAGCCATAGACCCTCTTCTTGATACCTGCCCTTTGGACGTGGCTGGTTTCAGCCAGGGCTCCCTTCTTCAGAAGCTCAGAGCCTTACGAGGCTTACGGGCCCTGATCCGTGCAGGTAAAGGGTGGAGGGGCTAGACCAACATTCTTGGGCTCAGGGTGGCCTTAAATCAAGAATGTGTGCCCACTGGATTTCCCCTCATgggccattttgtgtgtgtatgtgtgtgcgacTGAACCTCTGACCTAACTACTTAAACCGGGGTAGCTAACCTTGTTGGACACACATTTGGAAATCTAGGGAACTGTTATgggcaccacaaaatacccatttcacaaaaGAGAAATTGGCAATGCTCAGCCTTCCCcttcaaacacaaaacaaatggaAAAATTGCACTCTCCAAACAACTAAATACGAGCCAAAACAGCAGgccccacccccctcaaaagTGTTTCCTAAATAAACAGCTGATGAAAGCAACACTCAgttgttaaaaaatatataattgggAGGATCAGGGAGATTGGCAGGCATCAGGGGGTGTCTGTAGCTCCTGTGGTGCTCGTGAATGCCACATTGGAGACCCTAGATGTAGACGGTGTGTCAGAACCTCTATATGTGTTACCCTATGCTGGTGATGGGGCAACCTGTGGACCCATAATCCCTGCCCATTGGTCATGGtgactgggcctgatgggaattaGAGTTCAGTGATGTCTGAAGTTTAGCAGGTTTCTCAACCCTACCCTTCATTTATCTCTCTACCAGCCCTTTGTTGCTCTAAGCACAGGTTGTTTACAACCTGAACAACCCCCCAGGCAGTGTGCTTGGAGGGGCAATAGTGGCAGAGGGCTACTGTTACTGAGGGTGAGGGCTTCTCAGAGACATCTGGTTCGCCACTGTGACAAAGGTGATGCTGAATTTGATAGACCATTTGTTTGTTCCAGCAAAGCTCATCCTTTGACTTGACTCTGTCGCTTGCCTGACCAGCGGGAGAAGCAATGCTCACCTGGTTAAACCTTTCCTTAGGGAGGGTCTGAGGTTCAGGGATGCTCTTTCACCTCTGGCTCTGTATTTGAACTACACCGGACCCCTGTTTTCCTTTTTGCCAGGCTTTACTCTGGGGAAACAGCTTCCGCAATATTATCAGGTTCTGACGGCCCCCATTTCCAAGGTAAAAACCACTGCATGACCCAGTCAGAATCCCTCCTCATCAGAATGGTTTCTGCTCCTTCTATAATCAATTGGCTGGTTCCTTTAGACGTTCCATACTGAGCCTGTTCCTCTTTCACCTTGTTGCAGATCTTGGATTTGTGGTTTGAGTCAGAGCCCCTGAAAGCAACACTGGCAACAGATGCGGTGATAGGTGCCATGGCTGGTCCCCACACACCAGGCAGTGGGTAAGGTTCTGTTCAGGTGCACACAGCCTTTGGTTTTTGCCCATCCTGCCTCTGTGCACACCCTTCCCACTCCCCATTTCAGGTTTGGCCCCAAACCCTGTTGCTTATGTGAATACCCagagcagaagtggggaacctggggctctccagatattgttggactccagctctcctcACTTCCAGCTGGTGTGGTCAGAGGTCGGGGATGaagggagctgtggtccagccaCACCTGAagagcctcaggttccccatcccttgtcCAGTCAGAGGTCTGCAGAGGGACAATGCTCAACACAAGCAGAGGTGAGTTATTCCATACTTAAGAACTTCATGGGCCAGGTTCAACTAACTAGTTGCACTAGCAGAAGGCAGCACAATGAGTCCCACCAGCACAATGGGACTCCCCACCTTCTCAGTGctgttgtgcccaggtcctgcttgtaggatTCCCAAAGGCAttggggatgctggactagatgggccagtggtctggtCTAGCccagcagagagccagtgtggtgtagtagttaagagcggtagactcataatctggggtactgagttcgcatctctgctcctccacatgcagctgctgggtgaccttgggctagtcacacttctctgaagtctctcagccccactcacctcacagagtgtttgttgtgggggaggaagggaaaggagaatgttagccgctttgagactcctttgggtagtgataaagcgggatatcaaatccaaactcttcttcttcaggtgCTTCTTGCACTCTTACCTTATGTTCATTCCCTGCTCCCCCACCTTCCCATCAGCTCTGGCTGATCAGGAGAACCACACCCCCctccaggaggagagaggagattgttcccatcaggcaagcagaaatacttgcacTGACAGAGCGATCTCCTTAGCGCTGCTTTGAATTCCGCCCcaggcttttaatttttttgtcggTCCTTCGGGACTGAAAATGTAGGGCATTAAATATTGTAATAAATAAAGCCATTAATGATAACAACGTTCACGAAGGGGAAAGTGCCGTGCATTGTAACAGAGCCCTGCTTAGATGAATGCAAGCAGGAGGAAAAGAAAGCTGAGACGGCGCCAAGCCTGTCAAGCGCTCCTGGCCAGCTTCTGCCGGGGAGATGCTGCGTCTTTTGCCATGCTCTGGGAGCTCTGAGCCCTGCCTGTAGCAGCCCCTAACTCTTGGTCTTTCTCGCAGGTATGTGCTGCTGCACCATGTGATGGGTGAGCTGGAGGGGCGCCAGGGGGCCTGGGGCTATGTGGCTGGGGGCATGGGAGCGCTATCCCAGGCCCTGGCCAATGCTGCAACTGCACTCGGGGCTGAGATCTTCACGGAGAAGGTGGGTGGATCCAGTGAAGGGCAGGCAGTGCAGTGCGAGGGATACTGACATAATGGGATGGCACAGGGGAAAGAAGTTATCCTGGCACAATTCCCAGAGGGGTAGCTGTGTTCGTCTGTGTGGCAGCAAAAACAACCAAGAGTCTTGTGTCACCTTAAAGATGAACAAGTTTGGCAAAGGCTTTTCTGGACCAGAGTCCACTTTATCAGATGCACAAAGCCTAATCCTCAGTCGCAGCGACATACATATTTACAAATGAAGGTGAGAGCCTTGAAAGCAGCGAGGCCAGAGGGAAATTAAAAGCAGAAAAAGTGCAGGCAGAAGCAATACAATTATAGCCAGAATGCACACAGAGTCAGTGCAGTGCCCGTTTGCAACTGCAGTGAGAGGTGACAAAACTCGGCAAAGCTGAGTTAATTAACGTCTGTAGCGGGACAGGAAATcattgtctctattcagacccaaATGGATAGAGGCAAACCTCTCCATGAATTGTGCTTCAGCAGACTCTGGTCCACAAAACGCCCTGGTGATTTTCCTGGAGCAGTGAATGCAATCACTTGGTGCCAATGGGATGCCACGTTTGGCATGCACCAGAAGACAGAGGCAAAATGACACCCTCCAAAATGACAGTGATGTTGGCATCACTGGAGATTTTGGTGGGGAGGGTGAGAAGCTGAAGCCGGGGTCCTTCCTACCCCTGCTGGTATCTTGTTGATATGGGGCAGGTGAGAATTAGCTTTCTCCAGGGATGCATTTATACTCTTGTTTACTTCTCCCTCTTCTCAACCCTGCAGGCTGTTGCCCAGATTCTTCTGAGCTCAGATGGGAAGGCGCAAGGTGTTTGCCTCCAGGACGGAACAGAAGTGAAGAGCCGCCTGGTCCTGTCAAATGCATCTCCGCAGCTCACCTTTCTGGAATTGACTCCTCAGGTGAGTCCTCCCCCTTTGGCATAGCATGGGAAGCCTTGGGGGGATTCTCCAGACTTTTCCACTAGTCTTGCTTTTTCCTCTCAAGCAGCAGGATGCCCAGAGCTTGCAAAGGATGTAAGGTAGGTCTGTTTGCACTCTGGTCCTTGAGGGACAATACCAGTTTATTACAGATACCCTAGAAGAGTGGTGAGCAGAGGGGGCAAGAGACACCCCCTTTAAGATTTGCCAGTGGGCTGAGCCCTTACCTAGGAATGATCGAGCAAAATATACTGCTGTTCTGGTCCAGGCTAACTGAGAAAGCCCAGTTTCTACAACTCAGTAGCCAGTTGCACCATCTTGCTTTCTGTACCTGCAAACCAGAGTGTTGCTGTGAAAGGAGGAACTGAGCTGACCAGAGACTGAATgcgtggagagagagggagggagagctgaGGATGAGAGTGAAGAAGCTGAGCCCCAAACAGTGTGCTTCCGGTTTCTCCTATACTTCCATAATATCAATGAACTATGTGTTTTCAGTACAGCTGGGAAACCCTCTCAAATTTAATGTTTAATCTAATATTGGACCACTTTGAGCCACCCTACCTTAAAAACACTTCAGGGCTCTTTGGTCTGCTGTGTTCGGGATGGTGGGGAACTGTCTGGGAGTGCTGCCTTCATaggtagattattattattagcttttgATGTTTTGGTGTGTTCCTTTATACTtaattggaagctgcccatagtggctggggcaacccagtcagatgggtggggtacaagaaatgtattattattattggtggacttgtaaaagggtaaaaaagtattggaaaatgataaataatgaattggaaaaaatgtttaaaagtactttccaaaaaaacccccagtatCTTTTCTgtttggggataattcagactgaaattcccaggtgtcaaaaaaggttattaatgtatgccactactgtggtccatgttttgttagccccaaaatggaaaatgagcaaggtcccaaccaaagaagaagggcaacttaaattgacagaatatgtgcagcttgcagacttaacatatggAATAGGAGAACAAGAataacatacgtttagagaagattggaaagtgtttatttaatatatggaaaataactgtgtacagctgaaaacgctggcagcattaagataaattcaacagtgtagataagttttgatggatgtagtaatggaatactgaatggtatagtttttttaaaatatgcagggatttatgatatgcaaaatgaaccatgggaagcgaaaaagggaagtcactgatatcttaaggatgtaaaaatcaGTACTTTAGTActtaaaattgtaaaacagaaaatttaattaaaaatttgtataatgtgtgtgtgtgtgtgtgtgtgaaatgttgaaatatattatttattgttattattattattagcattggaATCAGAGGCAATGATCTGGCTGCCTAGGATGCTAGGACAGCAACACCCCTTTGGGGGACTGATTACCAGCTGttaaagtgtgtatgtgtgtgtgtgtgtgagagagagagagagagagagagcgagagagagcgagagcgcagTTTAACCTCCATTCTGTGTCTGGCTCTTCTCTCTAGGAGCAGCTGCCCCCAGAATTTGTCCAGAGAATCTCCCAGTTTGACTCACGCTCTCCAGTCACCAAGATCAATGGTGAGTATTGCATGGAGGCAAAATGGGCCAGATGCTTACATGCAAAGGTTCTGCACTTCCACGGTCCTGCAAACAGCAGGCAGGAGAAGAGTCACCCTGTG comes from the Podarcis muralis chromosome 6, rPodMur119.hap1.1, whole genome shotgun sequence genome and includes:
- the PYROXD2 gene encoding pyridine nucleotide-disulfide oxidoreductase domain-containing protein 2 isoform X7 — protein: MNASHQEEEGKLSWRRRIASKWAKNGLRLEKSRRTQWTGGCCLPAERWFEDSCAGEKTPCGRCSSHRGDYSRVSLLQSLLPAQSVETPDLLRAGVKGFTLGKQLPQYYQVLTAPISKILDLWFESEPLKATLATDAVIGAMAGPHTPGSGYVLLHHVMGELEGRQGAWGYVAGGMGALSQALANAATALGAEIFTEKAVAQILLSSDGKAQGVCLQDGTEVKSRLVLSNASPQLTFLELTPQEQLPPEFVQRISQFDSRSPVTKINVAVDRLPDFRAAPNARDGCPLPHHQCSIHLNCEDIQLLHQAFEDACQGRPSSRPMIELCIPSALDPTLAPPGCHVVSLFTQYTPYTLAGGKQWDDREREDYADRVFDCVEAYAPGFKASVVGRDVLTPPDLERIFGLPGGNIFHGAMSLDQLYFARPVPSYSSYRSPVEGLYLCGSGAHPGGGVMGASGRNAARMALEDFKKL
- the PYROXD2 gene encoding pyridine nucleotide-disulfide oxidoreductase domain-containing protein 2 isoform X5 — encoded protein: MNASHQEEEGKLSWRRRIARHNGLVAAAYLQKGGLKTAVLERRHLVGGAAVTEEIIPGFRFSRASYLLSLLRPQIYSELELKRHGLKVLPRDPYSYTPLLEDARAGKAPRSLLLGNNMADTQSQIAQFSVKDAQAFPKYEAFMNRLVSAIDPLLDTCPLDVAGFSQGSLLQKLRALRGLRALIRAGFTLGKQLPQYYQVLTAPISKILDLWFESEPLKATLATDAVIGAMAGPHTPGSGYVLLHHVMGELEGRQGAWGYVAGGMGALSQALANAATALGAEIFTEKAVAQILLSSDGKAQGVCLQDGTEVKSRLVLSNASPQLTFLELTPQEQLPPEFVQRISQFDSRSPVTKINVAVDRLPDFRAAPNARDGCPLPHHQCSIHLNCEDIQLLHQAFEDACQGRPSSRPMIELCIPSALDPTLAPPGCHVVSLFTQYTPYTLAGGKQWDDREREDYADRVFDCVEAYAPGFKASVVGRDVLTPPDLERIFGLPGGNIFHGAMSLDQLYFARPVPSYSSYRSPVEGLYLCGSGAHPGGGVMGASGRNAARMALEDFKKL
- the PYROXD2 gene encoding pyridine nucleotide-disulfide oxidoreductase domain-containing protein 2 isoform X6 — its product is MSCSTGFRFSRASYLLSLLRPQIYSELELKRHGLKVLPRDPYSYTPLLEDARAGKAPRSLLLGNNMADTQSQIAQFSVKDAQAFPKYEAFMNRLVSAIDPLLDTCPLDVAGFSQGSLLQKLRALRGLRALIRAGFTLGKQLPQYYQVLTAPISKILDLWFESEPLKATLATDAVIGAMAGPHTPGSGYVLLHHVMGELEGRQGAWGYVAGGMGALSQALANAATALGAEIFTEKAVAQILLSSDGKAQGVCLQDGTEVKSRLVLSNASPQLTFLELTPQEQLPPEFVQRISQFDSRSPVTKINVAVDRLPDFRAAPNARDGCPLPHHQCSIHLNCEDIQLLHQAFEDACQGRPSSRPMIELCIPSALDPTLAPPGCHVVSLFTQYTPYTLAGGKQWDDREREDYADRVFDCVEAYAPGFKASVVGRDVLTPPDLERIFGLPGGNIFHGAMSLDQLYFARPVPSYSSYRSPVEGLYLCGSGAHPGGGVMGASGRNAARMALEDFKKL